A genomic region of Hirundo rustica isolate bHirRus1 chromosome 12, bHirRus1.pri.v3, whole genome shotgun sequence contains the following coding sequences:
- the SFMBT1 gene encoding scm-like with four MBT domains protein 1 isoform X3 — translation MNGEQQYDADAGSSVEEMEFNWDEYLEETGATAAPHGSFKHVDTSLQNGFAPGMKLEVAVKSDQNTYWVATIITTCGQLLLLRYDGYGEDRKADFWCDILTADLHPIGWCQQNKKILKVPEGIKDKIPDQEEFLQRVLKGACSAPANLLEGLHRGKNPLDLIAPGSRLELQNIRDSLEAWIVNVVENVGGRLKLRYEGLEDLDKFDQWLFYLDPFLHQVGWAAQHGYSLQPPLAIRSLRSEADWQEILKKVKEEEEESSVPTDLFKDKPVIGVHSFSEGMKLEAVDPMAPFVISPATVLKVQVYNDKYFLIEMDDLRPERATSQRYVCHVDSAGIFPVQWSLKNGLHLSPPAGYPGQDFDWADYLKQCGAAAAPQSCFPSLTSDHGFKENMKLEAVNPVDPEEVCIATVTKLKDSYLWLQLEGSKKPIPECIVSVESMNIFPVGWCETNGYQLRPPRKAIVNKQKKIAVVQPEKQILSSRTVHDGLKNQELNSSDSVVINGKYCCPKIYFNHRCFSGPYLNKGRIAELPQSVGPGNCVLVLKEVLTLLINAAYKPSRVLRELQLDEEAAWHGHGETLKAKYKGKSYRATVEVVRTADRVADFCRKTCIKLECCPNLFGPQMVLDKCSENCSVLTKTKYTHYYGKRKNKRIGRPPGGHSNMEAAMKKPNKRRKRRKHFFVHKKKRSSASVDNTPAGSPQGSGAEEEDDQDEVDEESLTEDSTSEHQDELLEESEVSEKKSLSSSPTQSELSHSLAQDRDKRKRKLRTFSFSDDENKPPSPKDWNKDQVYVIFWEFF, via the exons gTGGATACAAGTTTGCAGAATGGTTTTGCCCCTGGCATGAAGCTGGAAGTCGCTGTCAAGTCTGACCAGAACACCTACTGGGTTGCCACCATCATCACCACGTgcgggcagctgctgctgctgcgctACGACGGCTACGGCGAGGACCGCAAGGCCGACTTCTGGTGTGACATCCTGACAGCTGACCTGCACCCCATCGGCTGGTGTCAGCAGAACAAGAAGATTCTCAAAGTGCCTGAAG GGATCAAGGATAAGATACCTGACCAGGAGGAGTTCCTTCAGCGGGTGCTGAAGGGGGCCTGCAGTGCCCCTGCTAACCTGCTGGAGGGG CttcacagagggaaaaatccaTTGGATCTCATCGCACCCGGCTCCCGACTGGAACTGCAAAACATCCGGGATTCCCTGGAAGCCTGGATAGTCAACGTGGTGGAAAACGTTGGTGGGAGGCTGAAGTTGCGATATGAAGGCCTGGAGGATTTGGACAAATTTGACCAGTGGCTCTTCTATTTGGACCCTTTCCTTCACCAAGTGGGCTGGGCAGCTCAGCATGGATACAGCCTGCAACCACCTTTAG CCATTAGGTCCTTGAGGAGTGAAGCAGATTGGCAAGAGATCCTGAAGAAGgtgaaagaggaggaggaggagtcaTCTGTTCCTACAGATCTTTTTAAG GATAAACCTGTGATTGGTGTGCACTCATTCTCTGAAGGCATGAAGCTGGAAGCTGTGGACCCAATGGCTCCGTTTGTTATCTCTCCTGCTACAGTTCTCAAGGTACAG GTGTACAATGACAAATATTTCCTGATAGAAATGGACGACCTGAGGCCCGAGCGTGCGACCAGCCAGCGCTACGTCTGTCACGTCGACAGCGCCGGCATCTTCCCGGTGCAGTGGAGCCTGAAGAACGGGCTGCACCTCAGCCCCCCGGCAG GTTACCCTGGGCAGGACTTTGACTGGGCTGACTACCTCAAACAGTGCGGTGCTGCGgcagctccccagagctgcttcccttCG TTAACTTCTGACCATGGATTTAAAGAGAACATGAAACTCGAGGCTGTGAACCCAGTTGATCCTGAAGAAGTTTGCATTGCTACAGTCACCAAGTTAAAAGATTCGTACCTCTGGCTTCAGCTGGAAG GTTCCAAGAAACCCATCCCCGAGTGTATAGTGAGTGTGGAATCAATGAATATATTTCCAGTGGGTTGGTGTGAGACGAATGGATATCAGCTCAGGCCTCCTCGCAAAGCAATAG taaacaagcagaaaaaaattgcagtagttcaaccagaaaaaca gattttgtctTCAAGAACAGTTCATGATGGACTAAAGAACCAGGAATTGAACTCTTCTGACTCAG TGGTAATTAACGGCAAATACTGCTGCCCAAAGATCTACTTCAACCACCGGTGCTTCTCGGGGCCTTACCTGAACAAGGGCAGGATTGCAGAGCTTCCCCAGTCCGTGGGGCCTGGGAACTGCGTGCTGGTGCTGAAGGAG GTTCTCACTTTATTGATCAACGCCGCCTACAAACCCAGCCGCGTCCTGcgagagctgcagctggatgaAGAGGCTGCGTGGCACGGCCATGGAGAGACCCTAAAAGCCAA ATACAAAGGCAAGAGCTACCGCGCCACCGTGGAGGTTGTGAGGACGGCAGATCGGGTGGCagatttctgcaggaaaacatgCATCAAGCTGGAATGTTGTCCAAACCTCTTTGGCCCTCAGATGGTGCTGGATAAGTGTTCAGAGAACTGCTCTGTCCTGACAAAGACCAAGTACA CACACTATTAcgggaagaggaaaaacaagcGGATAGGCCGGCCCCCGGGAGGCCACAGCAACATGGAAGCAGCCATGAAGAAACCAAATAAAAGACGGAAGAGACgaaaacatttctttgttcATAAGAAAAAGCGTTCTTCTGCGTCCGTGGATAACACTCCGGCTGGATCTCCCCAG GGCAGTGGGGCAGAAGAGGAGGATGACCAGGATGAGGTGGATGAAGAGTCTCTGACTGAGGACAGCACCTCAGAGCACCAAGATGAACTGCTTGAAGAATCAGAGGTGTCAGAGAAGAAATCCCTATCATCATCTCCCACCCAGAGTGAACTGTCTCATTCCCTGGCTCAGGACCGAGACAAGCGGAAGAGGAAGCTCAggaccttttccttttctgatgaTGAAAATAAACCTCCTTCACCAAAG GACTGGAATAAAGACCAAGTATATGTGATATTTTGGGAATTCTTTTGA
- the SFMBT1 gene encoding scm-like with four MBT domains protein 1 isoform X1, which produces MNGEQQYDADAGSSVEEMEFNWDEYLEETGATAAPHGSFKHVDTSLQNGFAPGMKLEVAVKSDQNTYWVATIITTCGQLLLLRYDGYGEDRKADFWCDILTADLHPIGWCQQNKKILKVPEGIKDKIPDQEEFLQRVLKGACSAPANLLEGLHRGKNPLDLIAPGSRLELQNIRDSLEAWIVNVVENVGGRLKLRYEGLEDLDKFDQWLFYLDPFLHQVGWAAQHGYSLQPPLAIRSLRSEADWQEILKKVKEEEEESSVPTDLFKDKPVIGVHSFSEGMKLEAVDPMAPFVISPATVLKVQVYNDKYFLIEMDDLRPERATSQRYVCHVDSAGIFPVQWSLKNGLHLSPPAGYPGQDFDWADYLKQCGAAAAPQSCFPSLTSDHGFKENMKLEAVNPVDPEEVCIATVTKLKDSYLWLQLEGSKKPIPECIVSVESMNIFPVGWCETNGYQLRPPRKAIVNKQKKIAVVQPEKQILSSRTVHDGLKNQELNSSDSVVINGKYCCPKIYFNHRCFSGPYLNKGRIAELPQSVGPGNCVLVLKEVLTLLINAAYKPSRVLRELQLDEEAAWHGHGETLKAKYKGKSYRATVEVVRTADRVADFCRKTCIKLECCPNLFGPQMVLDKCSENCSVLTKTKYTHYYGKRKNKRIGRPPGGHSNMEAAMKKPNKRRKRRKHFFVHKKKRSSASVDNTPAGSPQGSGAEEEDDQDEVDEESLTEDSTSEHQDELLEESEVSEKKSLSSSPTQSELSHSLAQDRDKRKRKLRTFSFSDDENKPPSPKDIKMEVAEKLQLDSNPLEWSVADVVRFLKSTDCAPLARIFLDQEIDGQALLLLTLPTVQECMDLKLGPAIKLCHHIERVKLAFYQQFAN; this is translated from the exons gTGGATACAAGTTTGCAGAATGGTTTTGCCCCTGGCATGAAGCTGGAAGTCGCTGTCAAGTCTGACCAGAACACCTACTGGGTTGCCACCATCATCACCACGTgcgggcagctgctgctgctgcgctACGACGGCTACGGCGAGGACCGCAAGGCCGACTTCTGGTGTGACATCCTGACAGCTGACCTGCACCCCATCGGCTGGTGTCAGCAGAACAAGAAGATTCTCAAAGTGCCTGAAG GGATCAAGGATAAGATACCTGACCAGGAGGAGTTCCTTCAGCGGGTGCTGAAGGGGGCCTGCAGTGCCCCTGCTAACCTGCTGGAGGGG CttcacagagggaaaaatccaTTGGATCTCATCGCACCCGGCTCCCGACTGGAACTGCAAAACATCCGGGATTCCCTGGAAGCCTGGATAGTCAACGTGGTGGAAAACGTTGGTGGGAGGCTGAAGTTGCGATATGAAGGCCTGGAGGATTTGGACAAATTTGACCAGTGGCTCTTCTATTTGGACCCTTTCCTTCACCAAGTGGGCTGGGCAGCTCAGCATGGATACAGCCTGCAACCACCTTTAG CCATTAGGTCCTTGAGGAGTGAAGCAGATTGGCAAGAGATCCTGAAGAAGgtgaaagaggaggaggaggagtcaTCTGTTCCTACAGATCTTTTTAAG GATAAACCTGTGATTGGTGTGCACTCATTCTCTGAAGGCATGAAGCTGGAAGCTGTGGACCCAATGGCTCCGTTTGTTATCTCTCCTGCTACAGTTCTCAAGGTACAG GTGTACAATGACAAATATTTCCTGATAGAAATGGACGACCTGAGGCCCGAGCGTGCGACCAGCCAGCGCTACGTCTGTCACGTCGACAGCGCCGGCATCTTCCCGGTGCAGTGGAGCCTGAAGAACGGGCTGCACCTCAGCCCCCCGGCAG GTTACCCTGGGCAGGACTTTGACTGGGCTGACTACCTCAAACAGTGCGGTGCTGCGgcagctccccagagctgcttcccttCG TTAACTTCTGACCATGGATTTAAAGAGAACATGAAACTCGAGGCTGTGAACCCAGTTGATCCTGAAGAAGTTTGCATTGCTACAGTCACCAAGTTAAAAGATTCGTACCTCTGGCTTCAGCTGGAAG GTTCCAAGAAACCCATCCCCGAGTGTATAGTGAGTGTGGAATCAATGAATATATTTCCAGTGGGTTGGTGTGAGACGAATGGATATCAGCTCAGGCCTCCTCGCAAAGCAATAG taaacaagcagaaaaaaattgcagtagttcaaccagaaaaaca gattttgtctTCAAGAACAGTTCATGATGGACTAAAGAACCAGGAATTGAACTCTTCTGACTCAG TGGTAATTAACGGCAAATACTGCTGCCCAAAGATCTACTTCAACCACCGGTGCTTCTCGGGGCCTTACCTGAACAAGGGCAGGATTGCAGAGCTTCCCCAGTCCGTGGGGCCTGGGAACTGCGTGCTGGTGCTGAAGGAG GTTCTCACTTTATTGATCAACGCCGCCTACAAACCCAGCCGCGTCCTGcgagagctgcagctggatgaAGAGGCTGCGTGGCACGGCCATGGAGAGACCCTAAAAGCCAA ATACAAAGGCAAGAGCTACCGCGCCACCGTGGAGGTTGTGAGGACGGCAGATCGGGTGGCagatttctgcaggaaaacatgCATCAAGCTGGAATGTTGTCCAAACCTCTTTGGCCCTCAGATGGTGCTGGATAAGTGTTCAGAGAACTGCTCTGTCCTGACAAAGACCAAGTACA CACACTATTAcgggaagaggaaaaacaagcGGATAGGCCGGCCCCCGGGAGGCCACAGCAACATGGAAGCAGCCATGAAGAAACCAAATAAAAGACGGAAGAGACgaaaacatttctttgttcATAAGAAAAAGCGTTCTTCTGCGTCCGTGGATAACACTCCGGCTGGATCTCCCCAG GGCAGTGGGGCAGAAGAGGAGGATGACCAGGATGAGGTGGATGAAGAGTCTCTGACTGAGGACAGCACCTCAGAGCACCAAGATGAACTGCTTGAAGAATCAGAGGTGTCAGAGAAGAAATCCCTATCATCATCTCCCACCCAGAGTGAACTGTCTCATTCCCTGGCTCAGGACCGAGACAAGCGGAAGAGGAAGCTCAggaccttttccttttctgatgaTGAAAATAAACCTCCTTCACCAAAG GACATAAAGATGGAAGTTgctgaaaagctgcagctggacagTAACCCTCTGGAATGGAGCGTGGCTGATGTGGTACGATTCCTCAAATCCACCGACTGTGCCCCGCTGGCAAGGATTTTCCTTGATCAG GAAATCGAtggccaggcactgctgctgctgaccctGCCCACTGTTCAGGAGTGCATGGACTTGAAGCTTGGACCAGCTATTAAACTCTGCCATCACATTGAGAGGGTCAAACTTGCCTTCTACCAGCAGTTTGCAAActga
- the SFMBT1 gene encoding scm-like with four MBT domains protein 1 isoform X2, translated as MNGEQQYDADAGSSVEEMEFNWDEYLEETGATAAPHGSFKHVDTSLQNGFAPGMKLEVAVKSDQNTYWVATIITTCGQLLLLRYDGYGEDRKADFWCDILTADLHPIGWCQQNKKILKVPEGIKDKIPDQEEFLQRVLKGACSAPANLLEGLHRGKNPLDLIAPGSRLELQNIRDSLEAWIVNVVENVGGRLKLRYEGLEDLDKFDQWLFYLDPFLHQVGWAAQHGYSLQPPLAIRSLRSEADWQEILKKVKEEEEESSVPTDLFKDKPVIGVHSFSEGMKLEAVDPMAPFVISPATVLKVYNDKYFLIEMDDLRPERATSQRYVCHVDSAGIFPVQWSLKNGLHLSPPAGYPGQDFDWADYLKQCGAAAAPQSCFPSLTSDHGFKENMKLEAVNPVDPEEVCIATVTKLKDSYLWLQLEGSKKPIPECIVSVESMNIFPVGWCETNGYQLRPPRKAIVNKQKKIAVVQPEKQILSSRTVHDGLKNQELNSSDSVVINGKYCCPKIYFNHRCFSGPYLNKGRIAELPQSVGPGNCVLVLKEVLTLLINAAYKPSRVLRELQLDEEAAWHGHGETLKAKYKGKSYRATVEVVRTADRVADFCRKTCIKLECCPNLFGPQMVLDKCSENCSVLTKTKYTHYYGKRKNKRIGRPPGGHSNMEAAMKKPNKRRKRRKHFFVHKKKRSSASVDNTPAGSPQGSGAEEEDDQDEVDEESLTEDSTSEHQDELLEESEVSEKKSLSSSPTQSELSHSLAQDRDKRKRKLRTFSFSDDENKPPSPKDIKMEVAEKLQLDSNPLEWSVADVVRFLKSTDCAPLARIFLDQEIDGQALLLLTLPTVQECMDLKLGPAIKLCHHIERVKLAFYQQFAN; from the exons gTGGATACAAGTTTGCAGAATGGTTTTGCCCCTGGCATGAAGCTGGAAGTCGCTGTCAAGTCTGACCAGAACACCTACTGGGTTGCCACCATCATCACCACGTgcgggcagctgctgctgctgcgctACGACGGCTACGGCGAGGACCGCAAGGCCGACTTCTGGTGTGACATCCTGACAGCTGACCTGCACCCCATCGGCTGGTGTCAGCAGAACAAGAAGATTCTCAAAGTGCCTGAAG GGATCAAGGATAAGATACCTGACCAGGAGGAGTTCCTTCAGCGGGTGCTGAAGGGGGCCTGCAGTGCCCCTGCTAACCTGCTGGAGGGG CttcacagagggaaaaatccaTTGGATCTCATCGCACCCGGCTCCCGACTGGAACTGCAAAACATCCGGGATTCCCTGGAAGCCTGGATAGTCAACGTGGTGGAAAACGTTGGTGGGAGGCTGAAGTTGCGATATGAAGGCCTGGAGGATTTGGACAAATTTGACCAGTGGCTCTTCTATTTGGACCCTTTCCTTCACCAAGTGGGCTGGGCAGCTCAGCATGGATACAGCCTGCAACCACCTTTAG CCATTAGGTCCTTGAGGAGTGAAGCAGATTGGCAAGAGATCCTGAAGAAGgtgaaagaggaggaggaggagtcaTCTGTTCCTACAGATCTTTTTAAG GATAAACCTGTGATTGGTGTGCACTCATTCTCTGAAGGCATGAAGCTGGAAGCTGTGGACCCAATGGCTCCGTTTGTTATCTCTCCTGCTACAGTTCTCAAG GTGTACAATGACAAATATTTCCTGATAGAAATGGACGACCTGAGGCCCGAGCGTGCGACCAGCCAGCGCTACGTCTGTCACGTCGACAGCGCCGGCATCTTCCCGGTGCAGTGGAGCCTGAAGAACGGGCTGCACCTCAGCCCCCCGGCAG GTTACCCTGGGCAGGACTTTGACTGGGCTGACTACCTCAAACAGTGCGGTGCTGCGgcagctccccagagctgcttcccttCG TTAACTTCTGACCATGGATTTAAAGAGAACATGAAACTCGAGGCTGTGAACCCAGTTGATCCTGAAGAAGTTTGCATTGCTACAGTCACCAAGTTAAAAGATTCGTACCTCTGGCTTCAGCTGGAAG GTTCCAAGAAACCCATCCCCGAGTGTATAGTGAGTGTGGAATCAATGAATATATTTCCAGTGGGTTGGTGTGAGACGAATGGATATCAGCTCAGGCCTCCTCGCAAAGCAATAG taaacaagcagaaaaaaattgcagtagttcaaccagaaaaaca gattttgtctTCAAGAACAGTTCATGATGGACTAAAGAACCAGGAATTGAACTCTTCTGACTCAG TGGTAATTAACGGCAAATACTGCTGCCCAAAGATCTACTTCAACCACCGGTGCTTCTCGGGGCCTTACCTGAACAAGGGCAGGATTGCAGAGCTTCCCCAGTCCGTGGGGCCTGGGAACTGCGTGCTGGTGCTGAAGGAG GTTCTCACTTTATTGATCAACGCCGCCTACAAACCCAGCCGCGTCCTGcgagagctgcagctggatgaAGAGGCTGCGTGGCACGGCCATGGAGAGACCCTAAAAGCCAA ATACAAAGGCAAGAGCTACCGCGCCACCGTGGAGGTTGTGAGGACGGCAGATCGGGTGGCagatttctgcaggaaaacatgCATCAAGCTGGAATGTTGTCCAAACCTCTTTGGCCCTCAGATGGTGCTGGATAAGTGTTCAGAGAACTGCTCTGTCCTGACAAAGACCAAGTACA CACACTATTAcgggaagaggaaaaacaagcGGATAGGCCGGCCCCCGGGAGGCCACAGCAACATGGAAGCAGCCATGAAGAAACCAAATAAAAGACGGAAGAGACgaaaacatttctttgttcATAAGAAAAAGCGTTCTTCTGCGTCCGTGGATAACACTCCGGCTGGATCTCCCCAG GGCAGTGGGGCAGAAGAGGAGGATGACCAGGATGAGGTGGATGAAGAGTCTCTGACTGAGGACAGCACCTCAGAGCACCAAGATGAACTGCTTGAAGAATCAGAGGTGTCAGAGAAGAAATCCCTATCATCATCTCCCACCCAGAGTGAACTGTCTCATTCCCTGGCTCAGGACCGAGACAAGCGGAAGAGGAAGCTCAggaccttttccttttctgatgaTGAAAATAAACCTCCTTCACCAAAG GACATAAAGATGGAAGTTgctgaaaagctgcagctggacagTAACCCTCTGGAATGGAGCGTGGCTGATGTGGTACGATTCCTCAAATCCACCGACTGTGCCCCGCTGGCAAGGATTTTCCTTGATCAG GAAATCGAtggccaggcactgctgctgctgaccctGCCCACTGTTCAGGAGTGCATGGACTTGAAGCTTGGACCAGCTATTAAACTCTGCCATCACATTGAGAGGGTCAAACTTGCCTTCTACCAGCAGTTTGCAAActga